One Stratiformator vulcanicus genomic window, GTCCAGCCGTCACGCTTCCAGGCACCGGGGGTCATTAATTCCCGCGCTCCGCTGATCATTGTCAGCACGAGTAGAAACAGCATGCCCCAAATTGTCGTGAGGCCGACGGCTTTGAAATAACTCAGCCGCGGCAGCGTCGGGATTTCTTTTCGGAAGCCGTTCCAGATCGCCATCACCACGCCCGCGCAGGCGAGAAAGACCACGAGAAAGAACGAAATCGCTTCAAGTCGCAGCCGCGCGATTTCGGTGAACGTGATCGACGGCATCCCCGCGAATATCGGGGCCAAAGACGGATACTCGACAATCATGATTCACAGCCGATGGAAGCAACTGTTCGCGGTGACGTGCCGCTCGATTGAAGTGAATAATTATACCGTCAACTCGGGCGCACAGGCACCTAATTCCTCGTTGAGCACATCGACCATTTGCCGGAGGCGTCCGATGTATTTGCGATTGAAGCGGAACTGCAGCCGGGGGAGATCGGCAAGGTGAGCATCATCGGCTTCGAGCGGGTGCGTCCCGACTTTTTCAATCCGGCCACGTTCGACGATGTCGGCGAATTCGACATTAAGACGTTCCACCAACTCGTCAGACGGCTCGAGATGCAGTCTTAAGACTAATTTTCCCTTCACGTACCTCATGCTGTTGTAGACGCAGTAGAAGCTCAGGATTTCGCCGCAGGCTTCGTCAATATCGTCGGTGACTTTAAACAGGTCCATGTCTTCCGGCGAAATCATGCCGGTGTTTAAGAGCTCCTCTTCGATGAACTTCTTCCAGTTCTTCCAGTACGAGCCGCCCGGCTCATCGATTAAGACCAGCGGCATCAGGTCGCGCTTGCCGGTTTGCACCAACGTTAAGACTTCGAACGCTTCGTCGAGGGTTCCGAACCCGCCGGGAAAGAGCGCGGCGGCGTGTACCTCTTTGACGAACAGCAATTTTCGCGTGAAGAAATATTTCAGGTGGACCAGCTTGTCATCGTTGCGCAGCACCTGATTGGCTTCCTGCTCGAAGGGCAACAGGATGTTGACGCCCATCGACATCCCGCGACCCGCCCCCACGTTGGCGGCCTCCATCACACCGGGCCCGGCCCCCGTCAGCACCATCCAGCCGAGGCCACCCATCTTTTGGCCGAACTCAACGACGTGCTCATACAGCGGAGTATCTTCGGGCGTCCGGGCGGAGCCGAAGACCGTCACTTTGCGGCGCCGGCGATAAGGCGTAAAGACCTTAAACGCGTATCGCAGCTCGCGCATCGCCCGGCTGAGGATCTTCAGGTCGCCACGTGTTGCTCCGTCGCGGTCGAGTTTATCGGCCGTCTCTTTGAGCTCTTCGACCAATCCGTCGCGCTCGTCGAGCACTTCGGCGTGCTCGGTCGGCATCACGTCCGTTTCAGAGACGTCGGGACGCGAAGTCGACTGAGAGGTCCGTTTTGGATCGCTGCCGGGCTGCTTGGATTTGTCGACGGCCATGTCGATGGAGAGGTTCGAGTTGAGCGTTGAGAGGTTTCCTAAGCGAGACTCTCGCCACTCATCTCTCAACTCTCAACCCTGCGCCCAAAACAGGGTGCTCAACCTCCGACGGCTTCGAGGGCTTCTTCGCGGGTGTCGTAGATCGCCCAAATCGTGTCCAGGGCGGTGACGTGCAGCAGTTCGCGGGCTTTGGGCGTCGCTCCACACAGCACCATTTCGCCGCCTTTGCTGCGGACGAATTTGTGGCAGCGGATCATCAGCGCGAGGAACACGCTGCCGAAGTAGTCGATCTCGCTCAAATCGAACACGACCATCGGCACCGCGTGATCGGCGAGCGGCTCCATCACGACGTCGGCGGCCTGTTCGATCAAATCCCACCGCATCGATTCGACGTCGCCGGTCGGAATGATGACCACGGCGTTACCGTGCCATTCGAGGCGAAAGTCTTCCTGACCGTCCGGCATAAGGCGATCCTGTCTGCTGAAGCCCGACTGACATTGCTGTTGGCGATGCTGTCGGCTTTTCACTGAGGCGACATCCGGCCCTGGCTCTCTTCCGCTGCCGACGCCGCCCGGTTTTATTCGATGACCAAACAGTGTAGCCGGTTGCCACGCAATTCGTAGTCTGCGGGGAATCGAAGCGTCGGCATTGAGCGGCCGAACGGCGATTCCTCTGAGACGCCCGAGCAACAACGTCGAGCGTCCTGCCCCGCGAGTCGCTCGATGGTGGCGGCCTTCTCTAGGCTCGCGACTGCAACCAGTCCGACCATGCGGCCTGGCGTTCGTGATCGCTGCGGGCGGCCCGCGCGGCGGTCGGGTGTTCCGCTTTCGGTACGAGCGATTCGACGGTATCGAGCAGATGGCTCAACACCTGGCGGTCGCGTTCGGTCCAGCAAATTCGGATCAGTTCCGGAACAACGCCAACTGATTCGGCTTCCGCAATCACCGAAATGGCTTCGATGCGTGCCGTACTCGTTCCGGTCCGCGCAGCCCGCAGCAGCCCGGCTGTGCCCCGCGGGTCGTCGAACCGCGCGAGCGCGGCAGCGGCTTGAAGTCGGACCTGGCTGTCGGGATCGGAGAGCAGATCGACGCAACCGGCCGCCCCGGCCGTGCCTTCGATCAAGATCGGATTTCCGCACATGCCGGACGCGCGGGCCGCCGAGCTTCGGACGGTTGCATCCGAATCCGCCAGCAACGGCATCAGCCATCGTGCGAAATGAGGGCGGCGATGGCGGACGGCATAGTCGCAGCTCATCCGTCGGACATCGTGCCAGCGATGCCCGGCTGCAATCAGCACAATCTGTTCGGCCTCGGGGGACGCCTCCTGTGAGATCGCCAGCATCGCTGCGCGCCAAACTTCGGCATCCGGTTCGGACTGCAGATGCTCAGAGAGTAGTCCCGCGGCGGTCGGCGTGAGTGATCTCCCGGCGGCCGATCGCGCGAGACGAATCATGGCCGCTCGGCGGATTAGAACGTCCGAAGAACCCAATGCTTGCAACGCAGCGTAGACCGGATCGACTTCGGCAAGAATCTCAATTGCGTCGGTCCGGTTGATGTCCGAGTCGCCGGTCGTGAGGAGGTGCTCGACCGCCACTGTCGCGGTCGGACCGATGGCGAGCAGATCCTGCCTCGCCGTTCGCTTCGCGACCAGATCGCCGTCAAGATCACAAGCAATGCGGGCGAGCTGCAACGCCGCCGGATCGACATCGGGTCTGTTCGCCGCTGATGCGTTCGGCCTCGAAAGGACTGCTAATTCGAAGGCCGAGGTGACCCACCCGTGTGACCTCGCGAGTCGTTCGACCGCCTCTTCCCGCTCTTCGAGCGTGCCTTCGAGCGGAAAGCCATCGCGGCAGCCCGTTTTTTCGCGGAGCGTCGCCAGGCACTGCCGACGTGTTTTGAGCAGCGGTGAGGAGAGTCCTCGAAGGAGCACCGGGACGGCGGCCTCGGCGGGCCACTCCGAGAGTGCATGGGCCGTCGCCGACTGCACGCGGTGATCCCGATCGAGGATCAATTCGGTCGCCAGCCGAGCCGCGACGGGATCATCAGAGAGCGTACTCAGAGCTTCAGCGACCGAACGTCGGATTCGCATTTTCGAAGAGCCGGCAAATGGGACCAATTCGGTGGCGCCGAAATGGGCCAGCGCTCTCACCGCTGCGTCTTGCTGCGGCTCGGTGTCATCGCCCGCGAGCGAATTCAACCGCCGACGCGCTTGTGGTGTGTTGAGCTTCGCCAGCAGTCCGATCGCTCGCGATCGAACTTCGTGGGTCCGGTCGCGCAACTGGCCGTTTAGAATGTCAGCCGTCTCGGGCGACCCGGCGGCTACGGCCCATTCCGCCAGCAACATGCGGACCTTCGGATCGGGGTCGAAGCGGGCGTGCTCCAACCCGACCGGCCAATCATGAGGTTCAAAGATGTCTGCACTCGGTTGATCGGTCTGCGAGCGACGGGCCCGCGTGCGGACCGCATCGATCCAACAGGCTTCCACCGCAGCGCGGCGAAGCTCGACGGCGACCTCTTCGGCCTCGAGCGTCAGGAATTGATCGATGGCGCGGATGCGTTCGGGTCGAATCTCGTGACTCAGCATTCGCAGTAACGCGGCCCGCACCTCTGCAGGCAATGAATCGTCGGTTAGCGCCCGAGCCGCCGGTTGCAGAGTTTGACGCGGTGAACCCGACGCGGCGAGCAGCACGCACCACGACTCAGCCGCCGCGGCCCGCAGCGGAATTTGATCCAGCGAGTCATCAGGATTATTGAAAGGCGGCCTCGGACTGAGGTCTTCGGGCGGGCCGGGGAGTATTCCTTTTGAGTCGATCGGCTGGGCCTCGAACACAATTCGTTTAAGTGCGGCCACCAGTTCTTCCGTACGATCTCCATCAAACGTCGGGTCCGATTTCGAATCTGATTCCAGAGCCGAAAATCGGCGGGCCAGTCGCACCGCCGCGGCTGCTTGAGCCGGTCCTGAGTGCGATGCCAGTGAGAACAGATCGTGATCCGACGGACGCGCGACACCCGCGCCGCGTGGCGATGGGTCGCTCACGATCCACACATAGTTGGGGCCGTCGTCGATCGGGGGGTGATCCAGGAGCGATCGGTTTCGCCACTCTGACTTCGAGATTGCGTCGACGAGTTCGGAATCAACGGCTTCGAGCGAGTCTGAATGATCGCCCGGCTTGGCCGTCGATTCGGCCTGTTCTGTCGTTGGGTCGTCCTGCTCTGGCAACGTTTCAGCCGGGCGGAATGCCTGATGGAACGACTTCGGCGGAAACGTTGTCACGTTCTGACAGCCGGCACAGACGGATAGCAGCGCAGGCAATATTGCCGCGAGCAGACGCGATACTAAATTCTTCGCAGGATCACGCACGGAGTAACCGTGTCGGCCAATGGCAGTGGGAAGGGAGACTTGCAGACAGGTCGAAACCGTCCGATGTAAGGACGCTGTCGTCACGCCGAAAGGCGATAGGAATGAGTGGAGAGGGGGTCGGTAACAGAATCGGCCGCCGACGCCAAGTCGAACTTCGGACGCGACTTACGGCTGCGAGGTGACCGGATTGCCTGATCCGCCGAGCACATCTTCGTTTACGGCATCCACAAGATTTTGCGGGAGCCGTTGGCCATTGTTTCCATCCGTCAGAACAAAGACAAAGACGGGTTCGAATACTTTGCCGAGCGTCGCGATCGCGGCATCACGCGAAGCGAGCAGCGAATCAACCGGCAGGTCGTCGGACTCGATTTCATCGACCGCGTGGAACACTTGGTCCATCTTGACGATCAGCGGCTTCCAGAGGGGATTGTTCGGATTCGCCTGATAAGCGTTCACGAGTTCTTTCATTAAATCATGAATCAGGCGAGCGATGGCCTGCGGGTCGGCCTCCGCGGGGAGCGGGATGCGCGTCAGGGCTTTGGCCGCCTCGGTGCGAACCGCGAAGTATCGTTTATTGTCGCCCACGACCTTGACCAATGCGTCATGCACGACCGGTTTGCGATCGCGGTTGTACTTCAGGTCGAGCGAAGCGAGGGCATCCGCCAATACCATCTGATACCAGAAGTAAGTGTTCGGCTTGGCCAGTTCTGCCGTAAG contains:
- a CDS encoding STAS domain-containing protein, with amino-acid sequence MPDGQEDFRLEWHGNAVVIIPTGDVESMRWDLIEQAADVVMEPLADHAVPMVVFDLSEIDYFGSVFLALMIRCHKFVRSKGGEMVLCGATPKARELLHVTALDTIWAIYDTREEALEAVGG
- a CDS encoding LOG family protein, translated to MAVDKSKQPGSDPKRTSQSTSRPDVSETDVMPTEHAEVLDERDGLVEELKETADKLDRDGATRGDLKILSRAMRELRYAFKVFTPYRRRRKVTVFGSARTPEDTPLYEHVVEFGQKMGGLGWMVLTGAGPGVMEAANVGAGRGMSMGVNILLPFEQEANQVLRNDDKLVHLKYFFTRKLLFVKEVHAAALFPGGFGTLDEAFEVLTLVQTGKRDLMPLVLIDEPGGSYWKNWKKFIEEELLNTGMISPEDMDLFKVTDDIDEACGEILSFYCVYNSMRYVKGKLVLRLHLEPSDELVERLNVEFADIVERGRIEKVGTHPLEADDAHLADLPRLQFRFNRKYIGRLRQMVDVLNEELGACAPELTV
- a CDS encoding HEAT repeat domain-containing protein; its protein translation is MRDPAKNLVSRLLAAILPALLSVCAGCQNVTTFPPKSFHQAFRPAETLPEQDDPTTEQAESTAKPGDHSDSLEAVDSELVDAISKSEWRNRSLLDHPPIDDGPNYVWIVSDPSPRGAGVARPSDHDLFSLASHSGPAQAAAAVRLARRFSALESDSKSDPTFDGDRTEELVAALKRIVFEAQPIDSKGILPGPPEDLSPRPPFNNPDDSLDQIPLRAAAAESWCVLLAASGSPRQTLQPAARALTDDSLPAEVRAALLRMLSHEIRPERIRAIDQFLTLEAEEVAVELRRAAVEACWIDAVRTRARRSQTDQPSADIFEPHDWPVGLEHARFDPDPKVRMLLAEWAVAAGSPETADILNGQLRDRTHEVRSRAIGLLAKLNTPQARRRLNSLAGDDTEPQQDAAVRALAHFGATELVPFAGSSKMRIRRSVAEALSTLSDDPVAARLATELILDRDHRVQSATAHALSEWPAEAAVPVLLRGLSSPLLKTRRQCLATLREKTGCRDGFPLEGTLEEREEAVERLARSHGWVTSAFELAVLSRPNASAANRPDVDPAALQLARIACDLDGDLVAKRTARQDLLAIGPTATVAVEHLLTTGDSDINRTDAIEILAEVDPVYAALQALGSSDVLIRRAAMIRLARSAAGRSLTPTAAGLLSEHLQSEPDAEVWRAAMLAISQEASPEAEQIVLIAAGHRWHDVRRMSCDYAVRHRRPHFARWLMPLLADSDATVRSSAARASGMCGNPILIEGTAGAAGCVDLLSDPDSQVRLQAAAALARFDDPRGTAGLLRAARTGTSTARIEAISVIAEAESVGVVPELIRICWTERDRQVLSHLLDTVESLVPKAEHPTAARAARSDHERQAAWSDWLQSRA